Sequence from the Botrytis cinerea B05.10 chromosome 12, complete sequence genome:
GATTTGTTTATTGAAGAACCGGATTTAGTTGATGGTGTTGGAGAACCAGCACGCTTGGCTTTGTGTTGACCAATTTTCAAGAATCGTTTGAGCTCTGACATGGAACCATGAGTTTTGTGTATTGTTGATGTACTATCATCGTGGACACCTgataaatgatttttatgTCCGAACAATCCAGTGTGTCGTTTCTCGACGCCTTGTGCTGGTGTCTTTCCGTCTGCGGCACTTCTGGAGGATCTAGGCAAGCTAGTTGTGGATGAGCTTGGAGATTGTCGGTTCTTTGCGCCTACCGCGCCGAATCTGAACCTTGACTCGATAGCCTCGGCATTCTTGGGCTGCGGGACTCTTCTAGATGCTGCGTAAGGATCATCTATATCACCGGCTGGTGTAAAAGGTCTGCTGTAGGCCGAGGGAGTAGCAGAACGGGTGGGACTAGGTTCTCGAGATGCAGGAACAGAGGTGTCGTTTGCAGTTGGACCAATCGAAAAAGTATGATGTGGTTTTGATCGAACTGATTCGTTCGAATTGCTATTAGGGCTAGTCATTATTTGCCCAGATGATCCAGGTCGAGAGGCATCAGCGTTTGTAGTTGAGGGTGAGGTTCTAGGTGGTGAAATCTGAGGTGTCATAGCTGCCGGATCTCCCTCCGCAGCCACTTTCTGGACAGGAACCCCCTTTGCTGCTTCGGTCGGAGCATCTCTCGATCGTGTTGCAGCAGGGGTTATGGGTGGAGAATGCATGGATGACGTTCGAGGACTTTGATGGGGGGAGGGTCGACTCGAAGAACTGTGTGTGTTATATCGGCTAGCTTCTCGCGAATTCTCTTCGGTTGAGGGTATCTACAATTCAATGAGTTAGTAGGATAGCAAAAGacttaaaaaaagaaacagagTCAAAATTATGAACAATAGCAATATGCGCTATTGTGGGCCATATAATGCGTATTCCTTGCAAAGCAAATTGTGGTTCTTAATGCATAGGGTCTACTAAATCTAGCCCGCAGTTCTGCCAAATGTTGGCTTTGTTGCAGTTTGACACTTCAAGCTGAAATATAAACCTACACTGGCAGAGCCCTCGAAAATGTAGAATGTTGCAAATAGGAATGACGTACTCTCGAAGCTGGTAGAGACACAGGCTCGAATGCAAATTGGCTCATGCGACGTTCTTGTAGATGAGTTCCTTGAAGTGATTTCGATAGCTGATCTAAATCTACCTGCTCCTTATTTGACATGTTCTGCACAGCCGTGCTATGATCCAGACCAGCGAAGCTTGCATCCGGTGCTATCTGCTCGTTGACCGCGGCGAACCGGACTTGTGGGGAACCTTCAGTAGAGGATTTGCCGTTCAATTTGAAAGGTGCAGAGCCTGCTTGGCCATTGTTAGCCTTCTTTTCTCAAAGCATGTTGACAAGATGTCGTGATTGGgtcaacaacagcagcagtAAGCGCAGAAACTCACCAAGCGGGGCGGCCTGAGTAGACGACGATGGTGCTTGAGGTTCAGCCATAGTGAGAGTGATGGGGGGGTATAGGATGTTGGAGCAATTGCACTATGGTCGAGGATAGCCCTCCGGAGCCTTCACGAAAGTCGGGGCAGGTTGTAAGTGTGAAGGTTGATTCTGAAAGGAGAATTTGGAGGTTTGATGGTGGGGCTTTCGGAGCGTTTCTCTTGAGTCAAAAGCGGATACAACACAGTAAGAGAGCAAACTAAACGGAATAAGAAGCCGAGATGATAAGTTTTGCACCAATCGATGAATGATCAACCATCGGATTGGATATCCAGCAAAGAGAAGATAGAAACTGCAAACGAGGTGAGTAATTAATCGTGCAAAGTAGGGTACAGTATGCAAGTACAGTATGCAATTTTGGCTGTTTTTGCAAAATGAagtatttgaagattctttGCTCGAATCTTCTCTAGTTGATTCGATTAGATCATGTACAACCAAGAAATTTATGTACCCGTCGCAAACAGCATGGACAAATGGACAAGAACTGGGAGCGGAGGTAGTAGAAACACCAAGGCCGGATCTTTGAGGATTTTCAATGGGTGGTGGGTTGGTAGACTGGGAGTAGGCAAAAGTCAAAGTGCAAGTCAAACTTTGAGTGGAGGAAGGATtttggatggtggatggtggatgttGGGTGGGTGGAACAAGAATAATGATGACGGGTTGCCGGTTAATAGTTGAACCTTGAATGCAAGAGGCCAAGAGACCCTAGATCACAAGCAATGTCTAGACTGGAATTGGCAAGGTAATACTCGATGCTTGATGAAGGAGGAAAGGACCAATGCAGTAGCACGAGCGAAACGAAGATGTGTACTGCTTTGTCGCTATTCTGCAATCGGGAGTCGGGAAAAGCAAGAGTGATATGATAGGGCGGATGTGCACCGGCTGTAATCGTTATGAGAAGATGACGGTATGATGTATAATGTGCGATATACTTCGCGTATGATGTAAGCCGGATGATAATTTACGTTGGACTACTGATCGAGTTGCCATATACAACGAACGATACAACGGGCCAAGATACGACACAAACGTGGATgcgatggatggagaaattgCACCGCTGATTTCGAGATCGTTCATCAAAAGGATATTGCGAAGAAATGAGAAAACCCTCAATGGATAGACTCGTGCCGAGCCCAGGGTTGAAGATAATTTCCATTGACTCGCATTCATTTGGACTACCATTGCCTGCTAATATCGTAATATGAAAAACAAGTCTTTGGCTTCTTGTCTACATCCGGTCAGGTTAGGCCATCACCGCTTGGAACAGGAAAACTCTTTACGAGGTCTACTACGGGTTCGCCTTTGGATTTTCAACACATCACATGCGATTGatgcaagaaagaaaattgatgtttttttttccgCGTACAtcgtagatagatagacaccTAGGCATTCTTCGTCCTCAGCAAATCATACAAGTTGACATTATCATTATCTAGGTCTCGACCGCCATCCTTCCGTTTCGAGGTAGGCATTATGGAGAGCGGTGGATCGAAATTTCACCAGAGGCaggataaaaataaatagatggAGAAAATTGAAAGCTAGCCCAACCTAGAGCTGGATATTCACAGGCCATCCACAGAGGAGAGGCACGCACGAAGACGGCCGTCCTTCAGTCAGTACATGTGGCTGACTGGCGATGCTGTGTTTCGAATCCGCCTTGTAAACTTTGATGAGAAAGGGGGCAACCTATCAATAAGTACGGGCATGCCATCTTTACTCCTTACACTGGTTACAGCAAACTCATTACAACAAACTCATTACAGCAAATAAGGCATATGTCTCGATGTAATTGGAACCAGCAATTCTCCTACAATGGAGAAATTGGCCCCGTCTCGAGTCGCTCAAATCAGAAGACTCAAATTAATACCAGGCATCTCTAATTGCTTAATTCGCCAAAGTCTTCGTCTTGCACAGCAGCTCAGCAGGTACAAGATTATGCATGTCGGGCCTGTAGACTCATCGCGGCGCCTGCTTGCTTGTACAACATTCGCATCGTATTTTGTCCCGGCACATCCGACACGGAGCATCGTTGATGAGTGGATCGTTGCACATTTCTTGGGGGGCGATTTGGTTTGTAGATCTTCCTGCTTTATGGACACTAATGGCTGCATTGGTCGAAGATAGCTGGGTTCGCTGGGATTCGCTTCTTCTAGGTTTCTTCTAGAACTCCACTGTCAAAGCCAAGCCTAAGTGATACCGAATTTTACCGAGGACAACCCCTGAAGGCCCGATTTCGCTGCTGGGGTTGCGCAAAAGGTTCCAGAAGGATTGGAGGAGGTGACGACACGTGATCCAATTAGCTCGAGGCAATCCGGAGTTCGTCTCGGATTTCCAATGAGAGACATCCGTTCCGTGAAGAGACATCGTAGGAAGCATGACCTCCCGTGCCTATCTACTTCAGTATTTACTCTCGCGGGGCGCCCAATAATCAAGTATCTTGAAGCGCAGTTTTAATTCAGGGCAAAATGAAACAAATGTGCCAAGTGTGCATGGCTTTGGAAAGGTTTGTATTGATTCATGATTCCATTTCTGAGCGTTCTACTGGACGGACACCCATAGATCGGATCCATCGATCCTGTTCACGAAATGCTCATGTCCTAGTCGAAACATTCTCGAAGTTAAACAGTCATGAAATCGTCTATCTTACACCATGTAATCTCAGGTTTCCCTCTGAGAGTAGTGTACATATGAATCCCAACGCCGCCGCAATGATACCACACATGTAAATTGACTCGGCTTTTGCGAATCAGCCTGATCGACAACCCCTCACCCCCTTCATGCGACAACTTTAACCCCAATGGTTTTCGCTTGCGCAATTACTGATTTGCAAAGCCCCTCCAAAGATAAACCCGATAGGCGCAATTCcgattgttttattttggcAATCTCGTAGATGTGCTTCAAACTGACAGTACCCACAACCGTTGTCGAATCTGGTGCTCCCTTCAGCTTTCCCTTTTTCGCTTCAACACCCGCAGCACTGAGAAGTAGCcatgatgttgatggtgtGCGTAGTTCGAAATGAAATGATCGATCTGGTCGTACGGTAACTCTCGCAGGAATTGGGGTTCCTGCATTCATATGGGCAGTTCTCGCGTTGAATTCCTAGCGAAACAATTAGACTAACTGACCGATTGAGAATGACAAATGTGTATTTTTGAGACAAGTGAACTCGAAGAAGCGCCAAAGTTCAAGAACTGCGCAACTTGGGGATATGCGTACCTTGCAAAAATCCATTGACTTCACACCTTTACTACCCAATGCAGGACCGACAGGAGGACTAGGGCTGGCTTGTCCTGCTCCGACTATGAGCTTCACAATCACATCTGAAGCTGCGCGTGCTTTCGACATCGTGATTGAAGTGCTGGCGAGGAAAATGTCCTGGTAATGAAGCTATCTCGAGGTCAATTTGacaaattaaaattttagGCCGCGTCTGTCGCCTTGTCGATAAGGTTCTGCAAATGACATGGGGTTTTTTGGTCAAGGATCTTTTCAGCCTTTCAAGGTTACCCCAAATTTTAGATAATCCACATGCCGAAACTCATTTGATTTCTGTAAAATGATGCGACACAATGCCTTTTACTACAATACGTCATTTGTATacaaattgatattcttcgCAAACGACAGCAAGATTGATCCCTTCTAAATCTATGAAAGGGGCTTGCACGTGATCAAATATGGATGATGTG
This genomic interval carries:
- the Bcmrpl19 gene encoding Bcmrpl19, whose amino-acid sequence is MSKARAASDVIVKLIVGAGQASPSPPVGPALGSKGVKSMDFCKEFNARTAHMNAGTPIPARVTVRPDRSFHFELRTPSTSWLLLSAAGVEAKKGKLKGAPDSTTVVGTVSLKHIYEIAKIKQSELRLSGLSLEGLCKSVIAQAKTIGVKVVA